In Anabas testudineus chromosome 12, fAnaTes1.2, whole genome shotgun sequence, one genomic interval encodes:
- the alpk2 gene encoding alpha-protein kinase 2: MVLCWIALKKTCNLHTRQEQRLRQTLTDVSTEPLPNTSKSLSQEKSTDSDCLKPPSSSCNMPECVSHCLKDSDFRVPGCSGSSVPLLPHLSRDLISPTYKCFSEIYTKHESCLSFSLIQDSTKPQPSGAKASVMKGLMESSITDLLSSQSFSSQHCQATFQLQPLSPQSDSLESDTATAPVSDLYIFESETQDFILSPNVSPHKIKCPEYQPLSQTGEKEAGDSDTHVVMCDSAQYHLGSTQERTMMDDESDIQDTSLRPPAVVTCEVGLMLVNDATQAESTGLSPQPWRSDSPTEVWQDACQYLAGDDAKDRDVLVKTVHSVIQGGLSATSDLSFLPGETQVSGSNPEVNDWIGWSSDEARGPPVERWPSVDSWASALSDWTGIITAPPEDITAAFAEIGAEIDALTQTLADVNTLAEPEVHSQEPVVKTQAQPSMIFQDHPLEAQNIPASSGLSGQSCLSLCFEAAAPEFQGKERSKSVDSLCDSTPTTQGDKEPEETHSSQAESSLCSTHQHSPMGSSDTTVTSADRHSVDVTAVTLFPGSASSGNLDISHFDGYVESLDTDIFITNDGDPIILNIIEDTDLEGQNAPAEPFGDGFYEVTGGHRDSQQGFVAEQETQRSRGPAEVDVGGNESSPDFHLLTKDTLKNIHVPGEDTQPALPINVSADTSPDLDGACQVEPQSGGPKFITPIAPLSIGLSPVCQTSSSLEGDQTCAKRSLNDNSGLRCDHVQPCVLWPSSDGITDKASLEGDEELIHKEENIIESSPEEQYKHNANINNCFTNRKTIIEEIHDLSRELSNLVVVPADHFIISEEKRVAYITLDLNDPFVSRATKPTTADIQSEKPELNQETNEKMPHKTHKNTSESKTRSKKDKVGGHHHGAQLSKKQECPHVSAQQQTCYKQEAHPYTAENLKSENIQAGLEGREAKSVIDGEVATEKTPSKPHVKKKKKHGQSTTAVRSVPPVEVESGAKPSGAKGRIDMFEAKLGAKPGKAEKDSNQTDEKKSQQPEDKAATGQQPPEHTDHKGSQPKNGTSPLNDDAIKRRRLSGDKFGKIVSVLESKLPKADVPVKAKGEEPKLEAGANRKKAYSEVVKQKIPPKEELKVLQPIQAVSVSGDPQSLCLWCQFGAVLSDCTVTWSREGRVLAEIKRSAGDESRVSLTVSNASHKDLGKYQCQLTSLHGSVTLDYLLTYEVLSEIVIPPSPKNISSALVQVGNEEEDVHCSRLMFKDDFLSDKCFGENHPVSIITEKAHFGEGMHRRAFRTKLQAGQIPLLVPGHSCVLKVHNSISYGTKNNDELVQKNFSLAVEECQVQSTAREYIKEYTAVAQSIEAYGESPRDHSHLPGSPSIQRHPLCHTGGGADW; encoded by the exons ATGGTGCTCTGTTGGATAGCCCTAAAGAAAACATGCAATCTGCACACAAGGCAGGAACAGAGACTGCGTCAGACCCTCACTGATGTATCCACTGAGCCTCTACCAAACACCTCTAAATCCCTGTCTCAGGAGAAAAGCACTGACTCAGACTGTTTAAAGCCTCCATCATCCAGCTGTAATATGCCAGAGTGTGTGTCACACTGTCTAAAGGACAGTGATTTCAGGGTTCCTGGCTGCTCTGGCTCATCAGTACCTCTTTTACCTCACCTCTCTCGTGACCTCATTTCCCCCACATATAAATGCTTCTCAGAGATCTACACTAAACATGAATCAtgcctctctttttctctcatacAAGACAGTACTAAACCTCAACCTTCTGGAGCAAAGGCATCAGTTATGAAGGGTTTAATGGAGTCATCTATCACTGACCTTCTCTCCAGCCAGAGCTTCAGTTCTCAACACTGTCAAGCCACATTTCAATTGCAGCCATTATCACCTCAGTCAGATAGTTTGGAGAGTGATACAGCTACAGCACCTGTGTCAGACCTTTATATCTTTGAAAGTGAGACACAAGACTTTATCCTGAGCCCCAATGTATCTCCCCACAAGATTAAATGTCCTGAATACCAACCATTATCAcaaacaggagagaaagaggcaggTGACTCTGATACACATGTTGTGATGTGTGATTCAGCACAATATCATCTTGGCTCTACTCAGGAACGAACTATGATGGATGATGAATCAGACATTCAAGACACAAGCCTGAGGCCACCCGCTGTGGTTACCTGTGAGGTGGGCTTGATGTTGGTAAATGATGCAACACAAGCAGAGAGCACTGGTTTAAGCCCTCAACCATGGCGAAGCGACAGTCCTACTGAGGTGTGGCAGGACGCATGCCAGTATCTGGCAGGCGATGATGCAAAAGATCGGGATGTTCTGGTCAAGACAGTTCATTCTGTGATTCAAGGAGGACTGTCAGCCACCAGTGACTTATCTTTTCTCCCAGGAGAGACACAAGTGTCAGGTTCCAACCCTGAGGTTAACGATTGGATTGGCTGGTCCAGCGATGAGGCCAGAGGGCCACCAGTTGAAAGGTGGCCATCAGTGGACAGTTGGGCCAGTGCACTCTCAGACTGGACTGGGATCATCACAGCTCCACCAGAGGACATCACAGCTGCCTTCGCAGAGATAGGGGCAGAGATTGATGCTCTGACACAGACGTTAGCAGATGTGAATACTCTTGCAGAACCAGAAGTGCACAGTCAAGAGCCAGTGGTGAAGACACAAGCGCAGCCAAGCATGATTTTCCAGGATCACCCTCTAGAGGCACAAAACATCCCGGCGAGCTCCGGCCTCTCTGGGCAGAGCTGTCTCTCCTTGTGCTTCGAAGCTGCGGCACCTGAGTTCCAAGGCAAAGAGCGCTCCAAGAGCGTCGACTCCTTGTGTGATTCAACACCCACCACACAAGGAGATAAAGAGccagaggaaacacacagcagccaggCAGAGAGCTCTCTATGCTCCACTCACCAGCATTCACCTATGGGTTCATCTGATACCACGGTGACCTCAGCTGATAGACATAGTGTAGATGTAACTGCTGTTACACTGTTTCCTGGATCTGCTTCTTCTGGTAATCTGGACATTTCTCACTTTGACGGATATGTTGAGTCATTGGACACAGACATTTTCATCACCAATGATGGAGATCCGATCATTCTGAATATAATAGAGGATACAGATTTGGAGGGGCAAAATGCACCTGCAGAG CCCTTTGGAGATGGATTTTATGAAGTGACAGGTGGACACAGAGACTCCCAGCAGGGTTTTGTGGCCGAGCAGGAAACTCAAAGGAGCCGTGGTCCAGCTGAGGTTGATGTTGGAGGAAACGAATCTTCACCAGATTTTCACTTGCTCACCAAAGACACTCTGAAAAACATACATGTGCCAGGTGAGGACACACAACCAGCCCTGCCTATTAATGTGTCGGCTGACACTTCACCAGACCTTGACGGAGCATGTCAGGTGGAGCCACAAAGTGGGGGTCCTAAGTTTATTACACCCATAGCTCCTCTGAGTATTGGCCTTTCTCCCGTCTGTCAGACAAGCAGCAGTTTGGAAGGAGATCAAACCTGTGCCAAAAGGTCTCTCAATGACAACAGTGGACTCCGTTGTGATCACGTACAACCCTGCGTTCTGTGGCCAAGCTCAGATGGAATTACTGACAAAGCATCTCTGGAAGGTGATGAGGAGCTTATTCATAAAGAGGAAAATATAATAGAGTCTTCACCAGAGgaacaatacaaacacaatgcaaacatAAACAATTGTTTtaccaacagaaaaacaataatcGAGGAGATTCATGATCTCAGTAGAGAGCTATCCAACTTGGTAGTTGTCCCTGCAgatcatttcatcatttcagaGGAGAAGCGTGTTGCATACATCACTTTAGATTTAAATGACCCATTTGTCTCCAGGGCTACTAAACCCACTACTGCAGATATACAATCTGAGAAGCCTGAGCTAAAtcaggaaacaaatgaaaagatgcctCACAAAACTCACAAGAATACATCAGAGAGCAAAACACGCTCCAAAAAGGACAAGGTGGGAGGCCATCACCATGGTGCACAGCTATCCAAAAAGCAGGAGTGTCCACATGTTTCAGCCCAGCAGCAGACCTGCTACAAGCAGGAAGCTCATCCTTATACTGCAGAAAATCTCAAAAGTGAGAACATTCAAGCTGGGCTTGAAGGCAGGGAGGCTAAATCAGTGATTGATGGTGAGGTGGCAACTGAGAAGACTCCAAGCAAACCACAcgtcaaaaagaaaaagaagcatggTCAGAGTACAACAGCAGTGAGGAGTGTGCCACCGGTTGAAGTGGAGAGCGGAGCAAAACCAAGTGGTGCAAAGGGAAGGATTGATATGTTTGAGGCCAAGCTGGGAGCAAAACCTGGGAAAGCTGAAAAGGACagcaatcagacagatgagaaaAAGTCCCAGCAACCAGAGGATAAAGCAGCCACTGGACAACAACCTCCAGAGCATACAGACCATAAAGGCAGCCAGCCAAAAAACGGCACCAGCCCTCTGAACGACGACGCTATTAAAAGGCGACGTCTATCAGGGGATAAGTTTGGAAAGATTGTCAGTGTTTTGGAGTCTAAACTACCAAAGGCAGACGTTCCTGTCAAAGCAAAGGGAGAAGAGCCTAAGTTAGAGGCCGGGGCAAATCGTAAGAAGGCGTACAGCGAAGTGGTCAAACAAAAAATCCCTCCTAAGGAAG AACTCAAGGTGCTGCAACCCATCCAGGCAGTGTCAGTGAGTGGAGACCCCCagagtctgtgtctgtggtgtcAGTTTGGAGCCGTCCTCTCTGACTGCACGGTCACCTGGAGCAGAGAGGGCAGAGTCCTGGCTGAGATCAAGAGAAg TGCAGGGGACGAGAGCAGAgtgtctctcactgtctccAATGCCTCTCACAAAGATCTGGGAAAGTACCAATGTCAGCTTACTAGCCTACATGGATCAGTCACCCTGGACTACCTGCTAACATATGAAG TGCTCAGTGAGATTGTCATCCCTCCATCTCCGAAGAACATTTCAT CTGCTCTTGTACAGGTGGggaatgaagaggaggatgtCCACTGTTCCAGGCTGATGTTCAAAGATGATTTCTTGTCTGACAAATGTTTCGGAGAAAATCATCCTGTCAGCATCATCACTGAAAAGGCACACTTTGGGGAAGGAATGCATCGGCGGGCTTTCCGGACCAAGCTGCAGGCGGGTCAGATACCACTGTTAGTGCCAGGACACTCCTGTGTGCTCAAAGTCCACAACTCCATCAGCTACGGGACCAAGAACAACGATGAGCTCGTTCAGAAGAACTTTTCCTTGGCTGTGGAG GAGTGTCAGGTACAGAGTACAGCCAGAGAGTACATCAAGGAGTACACAGCTGTAGCTCAGTCTATTGAAGCCTATGGAGAAAGTCCCAGA GATCATTCCCATCTACCTGGTTCACCGTCCATCCAACGACATCCCTTATGCCAcactggaggaggagctgattGGTGA
- the LOC113159142 gene encoding alpha-protein kinase 2-like, with the protein MRLTDVGIATCKKGYKGFKGNCATSFIDQFKALHQCNTYCEILGLKSLQPKPKKPASAPKHKPPPSAAPKKKTFGPTVKGKS; encoded by the exons ATGAGACTAACTGATGTGGGAATAGCCACCTGTAAGAAAGG GTATAAGGGTTTTAAAGGAAACTGTGCCACCTCCTTCATCGACCAGTTTAAAGCCTTGCACCAGTGCAACACGTACTGTGAGATACTGGGACTGAAATCACTGCAGCCCAAACCCAAGAAACCTGCATCAGCTCCAAAGCACAAGCCCCCTCCTTCTGCTGCACccaagaagaaaacatttgggCCAACAGTCAAGGGCAAATCATAA